One Rhizobiales bacterium GAS188 DNA window includes the following coding sequences:
- a CDS encoding Predicted flavoprotein CzcO associated with the cation diffusion facilitator CzcD — protein sequence MVVQKTIGIIGAGVSGLIAAKTFKERGHKVTILERSAGIGGVWEPSRSYPDVQTQSPKELYRYTGKAMPDAYPEWPKGPQVHAYLAGFARDHGLEAHLRLNTKVMAMDRFPVGRSGWGLTLESAEGTAKEAFDFVAICTGQFSDKNMVDHPGSAEFKASGGTILHSSEYTDPAILKGKRVMVLGGSKSATDIAVNAVDAGAATVVNVLREPLWRIPYFIGGLINFKHILYVRAQEEMFAGWDQSRRSRFNHTIARPFVWANWRALEGLLKIQYKLGKCRMVPSKPIEEAVNCSIPIATPGYYPMVADGRIKGIKGTIDRYEGSSVVLTGGERITADIVILATGWKLGVPFLPREYQEKLVEPDGQYRLYRLIANPDLPDLGFVGFNSSFCTVLCAEIGANWLVRYADGQLARQPTPVEMRANIDMMLHWRRHERPAASVYGGLCVAPYHFKHLDELIADMGATEHRRNPIVEKFSPPDADAFGRYLASAPDYHVTAA from the coding sequence ATGGTCGTGCAGAAGACTATCGGCATCATCGGCGCCGGCGTCAGCGGGCTGATCGCCGCAAAGACCTTCAAGGAGCGCGGCCACAAGGTCACGATCCTGGAACGCAGCGCCGGCATCGGCGGCGTATGGGAACCATCGCGCTCCTATCCGGATGTCCAGACCCAGAGCCCCAAGGAGCTCTATCGCTATACGGGGAAGGCCATGCCGGATGCTTATCCGGAATGGCCCAAGGGGCCGCAGGTCCATGCGTATCTTGCGGGCTTCGCTCGCGATCACGGTCTCGAGGCGCATCTGCGGCTCAATACCAAGGTCATGGCCATGGACCGGTTTCCGGTCGGCCGATCCGGTTGGGGACTGACGCTCGAATCCGCTGAGGGAACGGCGAAGGAAGCTTTTGACTTCGTCGCGATATGCACCGGCCAATTCAGCGACAAGAATATGGTCGATCACCCGGGAAGCGCGGAGTTCAAGGCCAGCGGCGGCACGATCCTGCATTCCTCCGAATATACGGATCCGGCGATCCTCAAGGGCAAGAGGGTCATGGTGCTCGGCGGTTCGAAATCGGCGACCGATATTGCGGTGAACGCCGTGGATGCGGGCGCCGCCACCGTGGTCAATGTGCTTCGTGAGCCGCTATGGCGAATTCCCTATTTCATCGGCGGCCTGATCAACTTCAAGCACATCCTCTATGTGCGGGCGCAAGAAGAGATGTTTGCCGGCTGGGACCAGAGCCGCCGCTCGCGCTTCAATCATACCATCGCGAGACCCTTCGTCTGGGCGAATTGGCGAGCGCTGGAGGGGCTTCTCAAGATCCAGTACAAGCTCGGCAAATGCCGCATGGTTCCGTCCAAGCCGATCGAAGAGGCGGTGAACTGCTCGATTCCCATCGCCACGCCCGGCTATTATCCCATGGTCGCCGATGGACGGATCAAGGGCATAAAGGGCACGATCGATCGCTATGAGGGATCGAGCGTTGTTTTGACCGGCGGCGAACGCATCACAGCCGATATCGTCATCCTGGCGACCGGCTGGAAGCTCGGCGTGCCGTTCCTGCCGCGCGAGTATCAGGAGAAACTCGTCGAGCCGGACGGCCAGTATCGCCTCTATCGACTGATCGCCAATCCGGATCTTCCCGACCTGGGTTTCGTCGGCTTCAACTCGTCATTCTGCACGGTGCTCTGCGCCGAGATCGGGGCGAACTGGCTGGTCCGTTATGCGGACGGTCAGCTTGCCCGCCAGCCGACGCCAGTCGAGATGCGCGCCAATATCGACATGATGCTGCATTGGCGACGCCATGAACGGCCGGCCGCCAGCGTCTATGGCGGGCTCTGCGTCGCGCCCTATCACTTCAAGCATCTCGACGAGCTCATCGCCGATATGGGCGCGACCGAACACCGCCGGAATCCGATCGTCGAGAAGTTCTCGCCGCCTGACGCAGATGCTTTCGGGCGCTATCTCGCGTCTGCACCGGATTATCACGTCACGGCGGCGTAG
- a CDS encoding Acetoin utilization deacetylase AcuC — protein MPRTAFFHDEKCLWHVGQMHAGSLPVGGWVQPPSSGGLAESPDSKRRLKSLMDVSGLSARLDLRSARPLSEEDLLRVHSKPYLAEFARLSAGTGGFVGDNASFGKGSYEYARISAGLVSAAVEAVLAGEVANAYALSRPPGHHCLPDQAMGFCFLANIALAVELAIARHRLAKVAVLDWDVHHGNGTEAIFYERGDVMTISLHQERCFPPTSGSAADRGRGKGEGHNLNIPLLPGGGHAAYVDAFERLVLPTLERYRPDLIVIASGYDASGLDPLARMQLHSESYRWMMQQMLRLAGDLCGGRLVVAHEGGYSESYVPFCGHALIEALSGERTEVVDPVLDFIRLQQPSERFVAFQRTLLDEQARALGLA, from the coding sequence ATGCCCCGCACCGCCTTCTTCCACGACGAGAAATGCCTCTGGCATGTCGGGCAAATGCATGCCGGCTCCTTGCCGGTCGGCGGCTGGGTGCAGCCGCCGTCGAGCGGCGGCCTCGCCGAATCTCCCGACAGCAAGCGGCGTCTCAAATCGCTGATGGATGTCTCAGGGCTAAGCGCGCGCCTCGATCTGCGCTCGGCGCGGCCGCTCAGCGAGGAAGACCTGCTGCGCGTTCACAGCAAGCCGTATCTCGCCGAGTTCGCGCGGCTTAGCGCCGGCACAGGCGGCTTCGTCGGCGACAATGCGAGCTTCGGCAAGGGCAGCTACGAATATGCCAGGATCTCGGCGGGTCTCGTGAGCGCCGCCGTCGAGGCGGTGCTCGCCGGTGAGGTGGCGAACGCCTATGCGCTGTCGCGCCCGCCCGGGCATCACTGCCTGCCCGACCAGGCAATGGGCTTCTGCTTCCTCGCCAATATCGCGCTCGCGGTCGAGCTCGCCATCGCGCGCCACCGGCTCGCCAAGGTCGCCGTTCTCGATTGGGACGTGCATCACGGTAACGGCACCGAGGCGATCTTCTATGAGCGCGGCGACGTCATGACCATCTCGCTGCACCAGGAACGCTGCTTCCCGCCGACGAGTGGCTCGGCCGCCGATCGGGGGCGTGGCAAGGGCGAGGGCCATAACCTCAACATCCCGCTGCTGCCCGGCGGCGGCCATGCGGCCTATGTCGACGCCTTCGAGCGCCTCGTCCTGCCGACGCTCGAGCGTTACCGGCCCGACCTCATCGTCATCGCCAGCGGCTATGACGCGAGCGGCCTCGATCCGCTGGCGCGCATGCAGCTCCACAGCGAAAGCTATCGCTGGATGATGCAGCAGATGCTGAGGCTCGCGGGAGATCTCTGTGGCGGACGCCTCGTCGTCGCGCATGAGGGCGGCTATTCGGAAAGCTATGTACCGTTTTGCGGGCACGCGCTGATCGAGGCCCTGAGCGGCGAGCGCACGGAGGTCGTCGACCCGGTGCTCGATTTCATCAGGCTGCAGCAACCGAGCGAGCGCTTCGTCGCCTTCCAGCGCACGCTTCTCGACGAACAGGCGAGGGCGCTGGGGCTGGCGTGA
- a CDS encoding primary-amine oxidase yields the protein MDKPCDHCPEGEEPRPVSPAQATAGAAPALHPLDPLSAAEIEATRRLAISHFKLGDAHRFVMMRLEEPAKDAVLSHRDGGAIRRQAFVIVLDRRSGEAFEAVIDLAERKVTSSTAIPSQHPPYGQPPIMIEEFVRCEETVKADPRWLAAVRRRGLSEADIGLVQVDPFSSGFFDREFERGRRIVRAVSYYRSHTKDNAYAHPIEGLVAVVDLVAGEIIDLVDEEAAPIPMKARNYDRGAWPETRTDLKPLHIIQPEGPSFTVEGWKVEWQNWSFRIGFTPREGLVLHQLAYRDGGRERPIIYRASVTEMVVPYADPSANHYWKSAFDAGEYGLGRLANALELGCDCLGHIHYFDVPAADDHGHPTVMKNAVCMHEEDSGILWKHYDFRSDVYEVRRSRRLVISFFATVGNYDYGFYWYLYHDGTIQLEAKLTGIIQTAAVAPGAAYPWGGMVDEGLGGPTHQHFFNVRMHMMVDGDRNSVTEHEFVPRPWGADNPHGNVFDTTSRVLSRELDAVREANGATGRYWKIVNPNVANSVGKPTGYKLMVQPSPVMLAQEGSFAHRRGGFAAKHVWVTPFAPSEKYASGDYPNVHAGGDGLPRYVQQNREIENRDIVLWHSFGHTHVCKPEDFPVMPVEYAGFTLKPNGFFSANAAMDLPAGPGGNSVDARAVRPEPGNKAG from the coding sequence ATGGACAAGCCCTGTGATCATTGCCCCGAAGGCGAAGAGCCCCGCCCTGTTTCCCCGGCTCAAGCCACGGCCGGCGCTGCGCCCGCGCTCCATCCGCTCGACCCGTTGAGCGCAGCCGAGATCGAGGCGACACGGCGCCTCGCCATTTCGCATTTCAAGCTCGGCGACGCGCATCGCTTCGTCATGATGCGCCTCGAGGAGCCCGCGAAGGACGCTGTCCTTTCGCATCGCGACGGAGGGGCCATAAGGCGACAGGCCTTCGTCATCGTGCTCGATCGCCGCAGCGGCGAGGCCTTCGAAGCGGTCATCGACTTGGCCGAGCGCAAAGTGACGTCGTCTACCGCCATCCCATCGCAGCATCCTCCTTACGGTCAGCCGCCGATCATGATCGAGGAGTTCGTTCGCTGTGAGGAGACGGTGAAAGCCGATCCGCGCTGGCTGGCGGCGGTGCGGCGGCGCGGCTTGAGCGAAGCCGATATCGGTCTCGTCCAGGTCGACCCCTTCTCCTCAGGCTTCTTCGACCGCGAGTTCGAGCGCGGGCGCCGCATCGTTCGCGCCGTGAGCTATTATCGCTCCCACACCAAGGACAATGCCTATGCGCATCCGATCGAGGGTCTGGTCGCGGTCGTCGATCTGGTAGCCGGTGAGATCATCGATCTCGTGGACGAGGAGGCAGCGCCCATCCCCATGAAGGCGCGCAATTACGATCGCGGCGCCTGGCCCGAGACGCGCACGGATCTGAAGCCGCTGCACATCATCCAGCCCGAGGGGCCGAGCTTCACGGTCGAGGGCTGGAAGGTGGAATGGCAGAATTGGAGCTTCCGCATCGGCTTCACGCCGCGTGAAGGTCTCGTGCTGCATCAGCTCGCCTATCGCGATGGCGGCCGGGAGCGGCCCATCATCTACAGGGCGAGCGTGACCGAGATGGTGGTTCCCTACGCCGATCCGAGCGCCAACCATTATTGGAAGAGCGCCTTCGACGCCGGCGAATACGGTCTCGGGCGGCTCGCGAACGCGCTCGAGCTCGGCTGCGACTGCCTCGGCCATATCCATTATTTCGACGTGCCGGCGGCCGATGATCACGGCCATCCCACGGTCATGAAGAACGCCGTCTGCATGCATGAGGAGGATAGCGGCATCCTGTGGAAGCATTACGACTTCCGCAGCGACGTCTATGAGGTGCGCCGCTCGCGCCGGCTGGTGATCAGCTTCTTCGCGACCGTCGGCAATTACGATTACGGCTTCTACTGGTATCTCTACCACGACGGCACCATCCAGCTCGAGGCCAAGCTCACCGGCATCATCCAGACGGCAGCGGTGGCGCCGGGCGCCGCCTATCCCTGGGGCGGCATGGTGGATGAGGGGCTGGGCGGGCCGACCCATCAGCATTTCTTCAATGTGCGCATGCATATGATGGTCGATGGCGACCGCAATAGCGTGACCGAGCACGAATTCGTGCCGAGACCCTGGGGCGCCGACAACCCCCATGGCAATGTCTTCGACACGACGAGCCGGGTGCTGAGCCGCGAGCTCGATGCGGTACGCGAGGCGAATGGCGCGACCGGGCGCTATTGGAAGATCGTCAACCCCAATGTCGCAAACAGCGTCGGCAAGCCGACCGGCTACAAGCTCATGGTGCAGCCGAGCCCGGTGATGCTCGCCCAGGAAGGCAGCTTCGCGCATCGGCGTGGCGGCTTTGCCGCCAAGCATGTCTGGGTCACGCCCTTCGCGCCTTCAGAGAAATATGCGAGCGGCGACTATCCGAATGTGCATGCGGGCGGCGACGGGCTGCCGCGCTATGTGCAGCAGAACCGCGAGATCGAGAACCGGGACATCGTGCTGTGGCACAGCTTCGGCCACACCCATGTCTGCAAGCCCGAGGATTTCCCGGTGATGCCGGTCGAATATGCGGGCTTCACCTTGAAGCCGAACGGCTTCTTCTCGGCGAATGCCGCCATGGACCTGCCGGCTGGGCCGGGCGGCAACAGCGTCGATGCGCGCGCAGTAAGGCCGGAGCCTGGCAACAAGGCGGGTTGA
- a CDS encoding amino acid/amide ABC transporter membrane protein 1, HAAT family, producing MNAMLTSAVAGLAAGGAYALLGVCTIFTYRLVAVVNFTGAASGAVGTFASIALIEAGFPVAIAVGAGILTGALVGLAIGMVMTSWFFEARAQTKAAVTVALLVGMVALGLRLTGGQHPHQFRELVPGSALRLAGVEITAAAALTIALAACFTAAAELLLRQTRFGLRLRALSERPMAAELIGIPVRFLSLTVWTVNGAITSFALMIIAPQRSPDFMSLSLLVVPALAAALVGSFESFWMAALGGLAIGVIEGAASDLTSLSQYRGAVPFLVILSVLMWSQRGARWDEAR from the coding sequence ATGAATGCGATGCTCACCTCGGCGGTCGCCGGCCTCGCTGCCGGCGGCGCCTATGCGCTGCTCGGCGTCTGCACGATCTTCACCTATCGGCTGGTCGCCGTCGTCAATTTCACGGGCGCCGCCAGCGGGGCGGTCGGCACCTTTGCGTCGATCGCCCTGATCGAGGCCGGTTTTCCGGTCGCGATCGCGGTCGGTGCCGGCATCCTCACCGGCGCTCTTGTCGGGCTCGCCATCGGCATGGTGATGACCAGCTGGTTCTTCGAGGCGCGGGCGCAGACCAAGGCCGCCGTCACCGTGGCGCTGCTCGTCGGAATGGTGGCGCTCGGCCTGCGTCTCACCGGGGGACAGCATCCGCATCAGTTCCGCGAGCTCGTCCCGGGCTCGGCGCTCCGCCTGGCCGGGGTCGAGATCACGGCGGCCGCGGCCCTCACCATCGCGCTCGCGGCCTGCTTCACCGCGGCGGCGGAGCTGCTGCTGCGGCAGACGCGTTTCGGGCTGCGCCTGCGGGCGCTGTCGGAGCGCCCCATGGCGGCCGAGCTGATCGGCATCCCGGTCCGCTTCTTGTCGCTCACCGTCTGGACAGTCAATGGCGCCATCACCTCCTTCGCCCTGATGATCATCGCGCCGCAGCGCTCGCCGGATTTCATGTCGCTCAGCTTGCTGGTGGTGCCGGCGCTCGCGGCCGCGCTCGTCGGTTCCTTCGAGAGCTTCTGGATGGCGGCGCTTGGCGGCCTCGCCATCGGCGTGATCGAAGGCGCGGCGAGCGATCTGACGAGCCTCAGCCAGTATCGCGGCGCCGTGCCGTTCCTGGTGATCTTGTCGGTGCTGATGTGGTCGCAACGGGGAGCCCGCTGGGATGAGGCGAGATAG
- a CDS encoding amino acid/amide ABC transporter ATP-binding protein 2, HAAT family: MSALVVESLNVERAALPVLRDAGLSVEAGSISVLLGANGAGKTTLLEAVSGIIPIKAGSVAICGRRVERLSAGLRVRAGLGHVEQGRTAFRQLTTEENLLAGLHRDASLAQAYDLFPELLQRRNVRGGLLSGGEQQMLVIARALLVRPKVILIDEMSAGLAPVVVKRLMSAVRKLAEEGLAVLLVEQFAALVLAIGRRAYVLRRGRIVFDGSCAELSADPARLHDLYLGASAHS; the protein is encoded by the coding sequence ATGAGCGCGCTCGTCGTCGAGAGCCTGAATGTCGAGCGTGCCGCACTGCCGGTGCTGCGCGATGCCGGCCTCAGCGTCGAGGCCGGCTCGATCAGCGTGCTGCTCGGTGCCAACGGCGCCGGCAAGACGACGCTGCTCGAGGCCGTGTCCGGAATCATCCCCATCAAGGCCGGCAGCGTCGCTATCTGCGGGCGGCGGGTCGAGCGCCTCTCGGCCGGGTTGAGGGTGCGGGCAGGCCTCGGCCATGTCGAGCAGGGCCGCACCGCCTTCCGGCAGCTGACGACCGAGGAGAACCTGCTGGCTGGGCTGCATCGCGACGCCTCGCTGGCGCAGGCCTATGATCTATTCCCGGAGCTCCTGCAGCGGCGCAATGTGCGGGGCGGGCTGTTGTCGGGCGGCGAGCAGCAGATGCTGGTGATCGCGCGAGCCTTGCTCGTCCGGCCGAAAGTGATCCTGATCGACGAGATGTCCGCGGGCCTTGCTCCAGTTGTGGTCAAGCGGCTGATGAGCGCCGTGCGCAAGCTCGCCGAAGAAGGTCTCGCGGTCCTGCTGGTCGAGCAATTCGCGGCGCTCGTTCTCGCCATCGGCCGGCGCGCCTATGTGCTGCGCCGCGGCCGCATCGTCTTTGACGGCAGCTGTGCCGAGCTCTCGGCCGATCCCGCACGGCTGCACGATCTGTACCTCGGCGCCTCGGCGCATAGCTGA
- a CDS encoding amino acid/amide ABC transporter substrate-binding protein, HAAT family — translation MRKGSMLLAAPLALVFGALASGEALVQSETLAQSGPSCAGGSIKLGAISTVTGAADFSEVPKAAKAMFDKLNASGGIAGCKIDYHIEDDKGDPQISAQAARGLIDNDGVVAMVGGASFVDCQVNAGTYQRKGVRAVQGLGIDAACFNTPSVAPVNVGPFTLSTAMGYYATQALKVKKLCAFFIIIGGTQEAYGKGLAAWEKLSGQKIHLVDLTLPTQGDLTPYVIKARDAGCEAVINNSVEPGVVQWVKTADAQKITGIDWLFLAPGYTDQVAKALAGSHQPVYVGTEWEPYAEKGSAANKEWVETMNAAGRPLTAFSQGGYLSAAMLIDVLKSMHGEITRASVTQALTDMQPITNPLAGSAYVFGAAKTHSPMQATKVMKLDPAGSWTVMTPDWVVLPKTE, via the coding sequence ATGCGCAAAGGGTCGATGCTGCTGGCCGCGCCGCTGGCGCTGGTTTTCGGCGCTCTCGCTTCGGGCGAAGCCTTGGTGCAGAGCGAAACCTTGGCACAGTCGGGGCCGAGCTGCGCTGGCGGCTCCATCAAGCTCGGCGCCATCTCGACCGTGACCGGCGCCGCCGATTTCAGCGAGGTGCCGAAGGCCGCCAAGGCCATGTTCGACAAGCTCAACGCCTCGGGCGGGATCGCAGGCTGCAAGATCGATTACCACATCGAGGACGACAAGGGCGATCCGCAGATTTCCGCCCAGGCGGCGCGCGGCCTCATCGACAATGACGGGGTCGTGGCCATGGTGGGCGGGGCGAGCTTCGTCGATTGCCAGGTCAATGCCGGCACCTATCAGCGCAAGGGGGTGCGCGCCGTGCAGGGCCTCGGCATCGATGCGGCCTGCTTCAACACGCCAAGCGTGGCCCCGGTCAATGTCGGTCCCTTCACGCTCTCGACCGCCATGGGCTACTACGCCACGCAGGCGCTGAAGGTGAAGAAGCTTTGCGCCTTCTTCATCATCATCGGGGGCACCCAGGAGGCTTATGGCAAGGGACTCGCTGCCTGGGAGAAGCTGTCTGGCCAGAAGATCCATCTCGTCGATCTGACCTTGCCGACCCAGGGTGATCTGACGCCCTATGTCATCAAGGCGCGCGATGCCGGCTGCGAGGCGGTGATCAACAATTCCGTCGAGCCGGGCGTGGTGCAATGGGTCAAGACGGCCGATGCCCAGAAGATCACCGGCATCGACTGGCTGTTCCTGGCGCCCGGCTACACCGACCAGGTAGCGAAGGCGCTCGCAGGCTCCCATCAGCCCGTCTATGTCGGCACCGAATGGGAACCCTATGCCGAGAAGGGTTCGGCCGCCAATAAGGAGTGGGTCGAGACCATGAACGCCGCGGGACGCCCGCTGACGGCCTTCTCGCAGGGCGGCTATCTCTCTGCGGCAATGCTCATCGACGTCCTCAAATCGATGCATGGCGAGATCACCCGCGCGAGCGTCACGCAGGCCCTGACCGACATGCAGCCGATCACCAACCCGCTTGCCGGGTCGGCCTATGTCTTCGGCGCGGCCAAGACCCATTCGCCGATGCAGGCGACCAAGGTGATGAAGCTCGATCCGGCCGGCAGCTGGACGGTGATGACGCCCGACTGGGTCGTCCTGCCGAAGACCGAATGA
- a CDS encoding Cupin domain-containing protein, producing the protein MADLQKGITESGAGYDGKTWNILGQVYFPKAVCDSTFAFETNSKPGQFVPVHIHPTQEEFILVQEGVLDLKLDGQWVKAKAGDLVRLPRGIPHGYFNKSDKDARALFWVSPARMLEELFNNLHNVADPEEVAKISARHEVNFLAPEAND; encoded by the coding sequence ATGGCTGATCTGCAGAAGGGCATCACTGAGAGCGGTGCCGGCTATGACGGCAAGACCTGGAACATATTGGGCCAGGTCTATTTCCCCAAGGCGGTCTGCGATTCGACTTTCGCCTTCGAGACGAACAGCAAGCCCGGGCAATTTGTCCCCGTCCATATTCACCCGACCCAGGAGGAATTCATCCTCGTCCAGGAGGGCGTGCTCGACCTCAAGCTCGACGGGCAATGGGTGAAGGCCAAGGCCGGCGACCTGGTGCGCCTGCCGCGCGGCATCCCGCATGGCTATTTCAACAAATCGGACAAGGACGCCCGCGCACTGTTCTGGGTATCACCGGCGCGCATGCTCGAAGAGCTGTTCAACAACCTCCACAATGTCGCCGATCCCGAAGAGGTGGCGAAGATCTCGGCACGGCACGAGGTGAATTTCTTAGCCCCCGAGGCCAACGACTGA
- a CDS encoding amino acid/amide ABC transporter membrane protein 2, HAAT family /amino acid/amide ABC transporter ATP-binding protein 1, HAAT family: MRRDSLRASAIIVGLCALAGLAGAGLLSDYWIFLATSVLITAVALQSLGLVIGRTGMISLCQMSFAGVGAWTVAALNRAGFPGGLALWILIGGLAAAPFGIAIGLPALRLRGINLAIVTLGFATAFDAVLATITFPGQTEFVAVERPELFVSDTGYFLFTLIAYALIAISLEFLARSRLGAAFLSIRHSERAAAAHGVDIVAAKLIAFAVSAFLAGISGGLLAGYLGTLVSDNFNMMQSLVLFVTATMVGAQFAEGAVIGGLLVTLVPELLRRLGLAQDIGAVLFAFGATHALSAGESMSEALRRLLRRLFPASEETARSVGKALPIAARLRRQPAAEPLAIEALTVRYGNVVALDRVDLVVPRAGVIGLIGPNGAGKSTLVDAVTGFLPHYQGSVRADGVRLDGMAAHLRARTGIRRTWQTTRIAPDLSVGEYVRLAARDLATADVAAILDWLGYPRGDQLVASVDAGTRRLLDLAGVVAARPLVVLLDEPAAGQSYDEALRLGQRIAEIPERFGSSVLLVEHDMDLVRAACSAVTVLDFGSVIASGPTREVLDLPIVRKAYLGAELAMEEAMDGI; encoded by the coding sequence ATGAGGCGAGATAGCCTGCGCGCCTCGGCGATCATCGTGGGTCTTTGCGCGCTCGCCGGCCTCGCCGGGGCGGGCTTGCTCTCCGATTATTGGATCTTCCTGGCGACCTCGGTGCTGATCACGGCGGTTGCCCTGCAGAGCCTTGGCCTGGTGATCGGCCGCACCGGCATGATCTCGCTCTGCCAGATGTCTTTCGCAGGAGTAGGCGCCTGGACGGTCGCCGCGCTCAATCGCGCCGGCTTCCCGGGCGGCCTTGCTCTGTGGATCCTCATCGGCGGGCTCGCCGCCGCACCCTTCGGCATTGCCATCGGCCTGCCGGCCTTACGCCTGCGGGGGATCAACCTCGCCATCGTGACGCTCGGCTTCGCGACGGCCTTCGATGCTGTGCTCGCCACCATCACCTTTCCCGGCCAGACCGAATTCGTGGCGGTCGAGCGCCCCGAACTCTTCGTGAGCGATACCGGCTATTTCCTGTTCACGCTGATCGCCTATGCGCTCATCGCCATCAGCCTCGAATTCCTGGCGCGCAGCCGCCTCGGCGCCGCGTTCCTCTCCATCCGCCATTCCGAGCGTGCCGCCGCCGCCCATGGCGTCGACATCGTCGCGGCGAAGCTGATCGCCTTCGCGGTCAGCGCCTTTTTGGCCGGCATCAGCGGTGGGCTGCTCGCCGGCTATCTCGGCACGCTGGTCTCCGACAATTTCAACATGATGCAGTCGCTGGTGCTGTTCGTGACAGCCACCATGGTCGGCGCGCAATTCGCCGAAGGCGCCGTCATCGGCGGGCTGCTGGTCACACTGGTGCCCGAATTGTTGCGCCGGCTCGGCCTGGCGCAGGATATCGGCGCCGTCCTGTTCGCCTTCGGCGCCACGCATGCGCTGAGCGCCGGCGAAAGCATGAGCGAGGCATTGCGCCGCCTGCTGCGCCGGCTGTTTCCTGCGTCCGAGGAAACCGCGCGCTCCGTGGGCAAGGCGCTCCCGATCGCCGCTCGGCTACGCCGGCAGCCTGCCGCGGAACCGCTCGCCATCGAGGCCCTGACGGTTCGCTACGGCAATGTGGTGGCGCTCGATCGTGTCGACCTTGTCGTGCCGCGCGCCGGTGTCATCGGCCTCATCGGGCCGAACGGGGCGGGCAAATCGACGCTCGTCGACGCGGTCACGGGCTTCCTGCCTCATTACCAGGGCAGCGTGCGGGCCGATGGCGTGAGGCTCGACGGCATGGCGGCGCATCTGCGGGCCCGCACCGGCATCCGCCGCACCTGGCAGACGACGCGCATCGCGCCCGATCTCTCGGTTGGCGAATATGTGCGGCTCGCCGCTCGCGACCTCGCCACTGCCGATGTCGCCGCCATCCTCGATTGGCTCGGCTACCCGCGCGGCGACCAGCTGGTCGCGAGCGTCGATGCCGGCACGCGCAGGCTGCTCGATCTTGCGGGCGTCGTGGCGGCGCGCCCGCTTGTCGTCCTGCTCGACGAGCCGGCGGCCGGCCAGTCCTATGACGAGGCCTTGCGGCTCGGCCAGCGCATCGCCGAGATCCCGGAGCGCTTCGGCTCCTCGGTGCTGCTCGTCGAGCACGATATGGATCTCGTCCGGGCGGCTTGCTCGGCCGTCACCGTGCTCGATTTCGGCTCCGTCATCGCTTCCGGCCCGACGCGCGAAGTCCTCGACCTGCCGATCGTGCGCAAGGCCTATCTCGGCGCCGAGCTGGCGATGGAGGAGGCAATGGACGGGATATGA